The Henckelia pumila isolate YLH828 chromosome 2, ASM3356847v2, whole genome shotgun sequence genome includes a window with the following:
- the LOC140883823 gene encoding cation/calcium exchanger 1-like: MDCFKSTPKHRKPASSLFLGLSFLLLSSFFLVSNFSDQSKNPISISSGESSDSCTGLHGFADYRSKCAYVRTHSSCSGEGYLNYLEIFYCTCSDEPVLGYAVLCLWLVVLFCVLGNTTAEYFCPAVENLSKLLKLPPTIAGTTLLPLGNGANDVFSSIISFMHSGAGEVGLNGVLGGALFVSCFVMGILSISISSRRVKVDETSFVRDILFFLFTLCCLLMLTIFGRVSFWSAVCFVCIYFLYIAVVSAMHYFYSKNIRVVNPLVLDEFGATATTPLLGGVDEEKGCHVSEKGGVQSGVHVPMLTGVLSSNSSPKCSYFWEWVVYILELPLFLPMRLTIPVVSEGKWSKPFAVCSVTLAPILLATLWNTTEGDHSAESCVLVYISAILIGIILGNLTLFSTNKSSPPNGYLFLWLGGGFLMSITWAYVLAEELVALLISFASILGISPSILGLTVLAWGNSVGDLIANLTLALKGGPDGAQIAMSGCYAGPLFNTLIGLGLSLVFAAWSEFPSEYIIPKSSDLYETLGFLMAGLLWALVILSKNNMVLDKSLGIGLLAIYFCFLFLRLVMCVGLFKIGDSL; the protein is encoded by the coding sequence ATGGATTGTTTCAAATCAACACCCAAACACAGGAAGCCTGCGAGCTCTCTCTTCCTCGGCCTGTCCTTCCTCCTTTTGAGCTCATTCTTTCTAGTTTCGAATTTTTCGGATCAATCCAAGAATCCCATTTCTATATCCTCTGGTGAAAGCAGTGACAGTTGCACTGGTTTACACGGTTTTGCAGATTACAGATCAAAATGTGCATACGTGCGGACACACAGTTCTTGTTCTGGTGAAGGGTACTTGAACTATCTTGAAATATTTTACTGTACGTGCAGCGATGAGCCTGTTCTTGGATATGCAGTTCTTTGCCTTTGGCTCGTTGTTTTGTTCTGTGTTTTGGGGAACACGACCGCTGAATACTTCTGCCCTGCTGTCGAAAACCTTTCGAAATTGCTGAAACTTCCCCCTACCATAGCTGGAACCACTCTTCTCCCGCTTGGGAATGGAGCTAATGATGTCTTCTCGAGTATAATTTCTTTTATGCATTCGGGTGCGGGGGAGGTTGGACTCAACGGTGTGCTGGGAGGCGCGTTGTTCGTCTCGTGTTTTGTCATGGGTATCCTGAGTATTTCGATTTCTTCACGCCGGGTTAAGGTGGATGAAACGAGTTTCGTGAGGGATatccttttctttctttttacaCTCTGTTGTTTGTTAATGCTCACCATATTTGGAAGAGTTAGCTTCTGGTCTGCAGTTTGTTTTGTGTGTATTTATTTCCTATACATTGCTGTGGTTTCTGCTATGCATTACTTTTATAGTAAGAACATAAGGGTGGTCAATCCCCTGGTTCTTGATGAATTTGGTGCAACGGCGACCACGCCGTTACTTGGCGGTGTTGATGAAGAAAAGGGCTGCCACGTATCTGAAAAAGGCGGTGTTCAATCCGGTGTTCATGTACCGATGTTAACAGGAGTCTTGAGTAGCAATTCATCACCAAAATGTTCTTATTTCTGGGAGTGGGTAGTTTATATCTTGGAACTGCCACTTTTCTTGCCAATGAGGCTGACAATTCCTGTCGTTAGCGAGGGAAAATGGTCTAAACCATTTGCTGTGTGTTCCGTAACACTAGCACCAATTCTATTAGCAACCCTTTGGAACACAACAGAAGGAGATCATAGTGCTGAGTCCTGCGTTCTAGTTTACATATCGGCGATTTTGATAGGGATCATTCTTGGGAATCTTACTTTATTTTCGACAAACAAGTCAAGCCCACCAAACGGATACCTATTCCTTTGGCTGGGGGGAGGATTCTTGATGAGCATCACTTGGGCATATGTCCTTGCAGAGGAACTAGTTGCTCTGTTGATTTCATTTGCAAGTATTCTTGGAATAAGCCCTTCGATCTTGGGGCTCACTGTTCTAGCATGGGGGAACTCAGTAGGGGATCTGATAGCAAATCTAACCCTGGCACTGAAAGGCGGGCCGGATGGGGCTCAAATCGCCATGTCCGGGTGCTACGCAGGCCCATTGTTCAATACGTTGATCGGTTTGGGACTATCACTTGTGTTTGCAGCATGGAGCGAGTTTCCATCCGAATACATCATCCCTAAGAGCAGTGATTTGTATGAAACTTTGGGGTTCTTGATGGCAGGATTGCTTTGGGCACTTGTGATATTATCAAAGAACAACATGGTGTTGGACAAAAGTTTGGGCATTGGTCTGTTGGCCATATACTTTTGCTTTCTTTTCCTAAGGTTGGTAATGTGTGTTGGATTGTTCAAGATTGGTGACTCCTtgtaa
- the LOC140884616 gene encoding uncharacterized protein yields MDCALNIAPSSVSSLRKASSSNYEVNGRRSSSLIRKMGFENPKNDTVSLSSSSARRTVLRAIGNVHQQRSNLEPLFCYDKPIPEQIIEPPIGLSVVEKNIGDNPRCSICEAKGAALCTTCSGSGLYVDSILESQGIIVKVRCLGCGGTGNTMCSECGGRGHL; encoded by the exons ATGGATTGTGCTCTGAATATAGCGCCTTCTTCTGTTAGTTCATTGCGTAAGGCTTCCTCATCAAATTATGAGGTTAATGGAAGAAGAAGTTCGAGCTTAATTCGAAAAATGGGGTTTGAAAATCCTAAGAACGACACCGTTTCGCTCTCTTCCTCCTCTGCTCGTCGG ACAGTGCTAAGGGCTATTGGCAACGTGCACCAGCAAAGAAGCAATCTTGAGCCACTCTTTTGTTATGATAAGCCTATCCCGGAGCAAATAATTGAACCACCCATCGGATTATCTGTTGTTGAGAAAAATATTGGAGACAATCCCCGTTGCTCAATTTGTGAGGCTAAAGGAGCAGCTCTTTGCACCACTTGCTCGGGATCGGGTTTATATGTAGACTCTATCTTGGAAAGTCAAGGAATCATAGTAAAAGTTCGTTGTTTAG GTTGTGGTGGAACTGGGAATACAATGTGTTCAGAATGCGGTGGACGTGGTCATCTTTGA